Proteins encoded by one window of Simiduia curdlanivorans:
- a CDS encoding cytochrome c3 family protein, whose amino-acid sequence MPGSCHIELRLPEGSHDLVLQTDRLVLGESLNAHLWAPLGFEFSIWLNDSGEPLLDAPCPLAVNSVRAARHRLNPGDVVRPSKGVELTYLGQAKDQQFQFSWLNNLASLPQRRDPATKRGRQVLTWGLPLLLIALISIPFWLPQFGELPQAPHNPEAPPSIGASQHPLERWLATGPLHPAHEKVACASCHIAEHAQVPNQACFQCHTMERHFSREKTGVHPNCVSCHLEHNEPANLINPDNRLCSQCHADLSSVSAVLTPGSEHGLTAFEHFDGQHPEFNRRVTPSPLKFNHQQHLALEQQGDTASLTCNSCHERKAGEPQAIQFDQACASCHKLKATEQEPPWPHGNLAAMVAHAVNLGAAQPQQEALAVINSNLCQNCHSATLKGATLSHLADQGPWQLQRSSLGARFSHKKHEGTLGCQSCHAAASSTQADELLLPERSQCTSCHHRSAAEPLQQCATCHQFHHVPWQ is encoded by the coding sequence ATGCCGGGCAGCTGCCACATCGAATTACGCCTGCCAGAGGGCTCGCACGACCTAGTACTGCAAACCGATCGCCTCGTCTTAGGCGAATCACTCAATGCTCACCTGTGGGCCCCCCTCGGTTTCGAATTCAGTATTTGGCTCAACGACAGCGGCGAGCCTTTACTTGACGCGCCCTGCCCGCTTGCCGTCAACAGTGTGCGCGCCGCCCGGCACCGACTCAACCCAGGCGATGTGGTGCGCCCCAGCAAGGGCGTTGAGCTGACCTACCTCGGCCAAGCCAAAGACCAGCAATTTCAATTTTCCTGGCTGAATAATCTCGCTTCATTGCCGCAGCGCCGCGACCCAGCGACCAAGCGCGGGCGCCAGGTGTTGACCTGGGGCTTGCCCCTGTTGCTAATCGCGCTCATCTCCATCCCCTTTTGGTTACCGCAATTTGGCGAATTACCACAAGCCCCGCACAACCCTGAAGCGCCGCCTAGCATTGGTGCCAGTCAACACCCACTCGAGCGCTGGTTGGCCACGGGACCACTGCACCCAGCGCACGAAAAGGTGGCCTGCGCCAGCTGCCATATCGCCGAGCATGCGCAAGTACCCAATCAAGCCTGCTTTCAGTGCCATACCATGGAGCGGCACTTTAGCCGCGAAAAAACCGGCGTACACCCAAACTGCGTGAGCTGCCACCTTGAGCACAACGAACCGGCCAACTTAATCAACCCAGACAACCGCCTGTGCAGCCAATGCCACGCCGATCTCAGCAGCGTCAGCGCCGTCCTGACCCCCGGCAGCGAACACGGGCTCACGGCGTTCGAACATTTTGATGGCCAGCACCCAGAATTTAACCGCAGGGTAACGCCCAGCCCACTCAAGTTTAATCATCAACAACACCTAGCGCTTGAGCAGCAAGGAGACACCGCGTCATTGACCTGCAACAGCTGTCATGAACGCAAAGCCGGCGAACCACAAGCCATTCAATTTGATCAAGCCTGCGCCAGTTGCCACAAGCTAAAAGCGACTGAGCAGGAGCCGCCTTGGCCGCACGGCAATCTCGCCGCGATGGTTGCCCACGCCGTCAATTTAGGCGCAGCGCAACCGCAGCAAGAGGCGCTGGCGGTGATTAACTCAAACCTTTGCCAAAACTGCCACAGCGCGACACTGAAAGGCGCAACGTTAAGCCACTTAGCCGATCAAGGCCCTTGGCAGTTGCAGCGCTCCAGCCTTGGCGCGCGCTTCTCCCACAAAAAACACGAGGGCACCCTCGGGTGCCAATCCTGCCACGCCGCAGCGAGTTCCACTCAGGCCGACGAGCTACTGCTACCCGAGCGCTCTCAATGCACCAGCTGTCACCATCGCAGCGCTGCAGAGCCACTGCAACAGTGCGCAACTTGCCACCAGTTCCACCATGTGCCGTGGCAATAA
- a CDS encoding TetR/AcrR family transcriptional regulator encodes MSRELPKPLLEKNKPQQARAIETYERILRAAAELLEERGVDSISTNNIAERAAITVPALYRYFPNKYAVLYTLGARLMDKQNQVLVAWSNRYFAPDDANALIDNLRELLQETLEVTLNGPAGLALLRALRALPVMQDVLLESHYAMSQWATENWAQPLKLDTDPDNLRRMRLILQMGTSAIELALEDPDMPIDFALNEATDMLQMYWRKILL; translated from the coding sequence ATGAGTCGTGAACTGCCCAAACCCTTGTTGGAAAAAAATAAGCCCCAGCAAGCGCGCGCCATAGAGACCTACGAGCGTATTTTGCGCGCGGCGGCAGAGCTGTTAGAGGAGCGCGGTGTCGACTCCATCTCCACCAACAACATCGCCGAGCGCGCGGCGATTACTGTGCCGGCGCTGTACCGTTATTTCCCCAATAAATACGCCGTGCTCTACACCCTAGGTGCACGCCTGATGGACAAGCAAAACCAAGTTTTGGTGGCTTGGTCGAACCGCTATTTTGCGCCGGATGACGCCAATGCCTTAATCGATAATTTAAGAGAATTATTGCAAGAGACATTGGAGGTCACCTTGAACGGGCCAGCCGGGCTAGCCTTGCTACGCGCTTTGCGGGCGCTGCCGGTGATGCAAGACGTGCTACTCGAATCCCATTACGCCATGAGTCAATGGGCCACCGAAAACTGGGCACAGCCGCTAAAGCTCGATACCGACCCAGACAACCTGCGCCGCATGCGTTTAATTCTTCAGATGGGCACCAGCGCTATTGAGTTGGCGCTGGAAGATCCAGACATGCCTATCGACTTCGCCCTAAACGAAGCCACCGACATGCTGCAAATGTATTGGCGCAAAATTCTACTTTAG
- the moaB gene encoding molybdenum cofactor biosynthesis protein B yields the protein MTSTAFVALNIAVLTVSDTRTDATDSSGQALIDRLTEAGHKLVQKRIVKDDIYQIRAACSNWIADAHVHAILVTGGTGFSGRDSTPEAITPLLDKEITGFGELFRQVSYQDIGSSTMQSRALGGLANYTVIFCLPGSTNACNTGWKVLQEQLDARHKPCNFVALLQQKQQP from the coding sequence ATGACCTCAACTGCATTTGTTGCCCTTAATATTGCCGTACTCACCGTTTCCGATACCCGCACCGACGCCACTGACAGCTCGGGCCAAGCGTTAATCGATCGCCTAACGGAAGCGGGCCATAAGCTGGTGCAAAAGCGCATCGTAAAAGATGACATCTACCAAATTCGCGCCGCCTGCTCGAACTGGATTGCCGATGCCCATGTGCACGCGATTTTAGTAACCGGCGGCACCGGTTTTTCTGGCCGCGACTCCACCCCCGAAGCCATCACGCCCCTACTCGACAAAGAAATTACCGGCTTTGGCGAATTGTTTCGCCAGGTGTCTTACCAAGATATCGGCAGCTCCACCATGCAATCGCGGGCACTGGGCGGGCTTGCCAACTACACCGTAATTTTTTGTTTGCCCGGCTCCACCAACGCCTGCAACACCGGCTGGAAAGTGCTGCAAGAGCAATTGGACGCGCGCCATAAACCGTGCAATTTCGTCGCGCTGCTACAACAAAAACAGCAGCCATGA
- a CDS encoding choice-of-anchor L family PEP-CTERM protein: MRRNALLALGLTSTAFFCHTASALVVTPQNDGAMLAGDIVGSGISVSNINYVGANGASGFFTDGLSSGLGFDTGVLLTTGNAAGAAGPNTATDFGSNNGLSGDADLSALSGYSTFDATTLSFDFEFDGGLGGDLYFNFIFASEEYNEYVNSEFNDIFALYVDGVNVALLPDLTPIAINNVNNGSNAGYYNDNESGTYNLQYDGFTNAFNVALKGMSSGVHSMKFAIADGSDYILDSGIFIQASSFSTTPVDVPEPGSLLLLSFGLIGLGMARRHTNKAE; encoded by the coding sequence ATGAGAAGGAATGCTCTACTCGCACTCGGCTTAACCTCCACCGCCTTTTTCTGCCACACCGCCAGCGCGCTGGTTGTCACGCCTCAAAACGATGGTGCAATGCTCGCGGGCGATATTGTCGGCAGCGGAATTTCTGTTTCCAACATTAACTATGTCGGTGCAAATGGCGCGTCGGGTTTTTTTACAGACGGGCTGAGCTCTGGCCTAGGGTTTGATACCGGCGTACTACTCACAACGGGTAACGCGGCGGGTGCAGCGGGTCCGAACACGGCCACTGACTTTGGTTCAAATAACGGATTGTCGGGCGATGCCGATTTATCTGCACTTTCGGGTTACTCGACTTTCGACGCGACGACGCTGAGTTTTGATTTTGAATTTGATGGCGGCCTCGGTGGCGATCTGTATTTCAACTTCATCTTCGCCTCGGAAGAATACAACGAATATGTGAACTCAGAATTCAACGACATATTCGCGCTCTATGTCGATGGCGTCAACGTGGCCTTGCTACCCGACCTAACACCCATTGCCATCAATAATGTCAATAACGGCAGCAATGCCGGCTATTACAATGACAATGAGTCCGGCACCTACAACTTGCAATACGATGGCTTCACCAACGCTTTCAACGTTGCTTTGAAAGGCATGTCTAGCGGCGTGCACTCCATGAAGTTCGCCATAGCCGATGGCAGTGACTACATTCTAGATTCAGGCATTTTCATTCAGGCGTCATCGTTTTCCACCACGCCGGTTGATGTGCCAGAACCAGGCTCGTTGCTACTGCTCTCTTTTGGTTTAATCGGCTTAGGGATGGCGAGACGTCATACCAACAAAGCAGAGTAG
- a CDS encoding MOSC domain-containing protein, with translation MMSIRVTDLFIYPVKSLRGIRLERAQLDIRGLEDDRRWMIIDDKNKFVTQRRLPAMALIQTQLTESHLILKSSQGECAIARQYAGTGTPFSATIWNDEVQVLDEGDAVSAWLSDALDGLHANEPNLAKQKKWRLVRLANQPRPMSKPQYLGAQTHTVFADMAPLLIANQASLDALNSALVAKGETPVPMNRFRPNLVITGLAAFAEHRLAGLAGQGYQIRFGYPCERCVMPSIDQMTAAKHPTMEPYITLRDINSMPAYGKGEYAKPANPKAAAFGENAYLAHAQSSLLLVGDTFQVLHDES, from the coding sequence ATGATGAGTATTCGTGTCACAGATTTGTTTATTTACCCAGTCAAAAGTTTACGCGGTATCCGCCTAGAGCGGGCCCAGCTGGACATTCGCGGCCTGGAGGACGACCGCCGCTGGATGATCATCGACGACAAGAATAAATTCGTCACCCAGCGCCGCTTGCCTGCCATGGCGCTGATTCAAACCCAATTAACCGAGAGCCACTTAATTCTAAAAAGCAGCCAGGGCGAATGCGCCATCGCGCGCCAATATGCCGGCACCGGCACGCCCTTTAGCGCCACTATTTGGAACGATGAAGTACAAGTACTCGATGAGGGCGACGCTGTTAGCGCCTGGCTCAGCGACGCCTTAGATGGGCTGCACGCAAATGAGCCAAACCTAGCGAAGCAAAAAAAGTGGCGCTTGGTGCGCCTAGCAAATCAGCCGAGACCCATGTCTAAACCGCAGTATTTAGGTGCGCAAACACACACAGTTTTCGCCGATATGGCGCCTTTGTTAATTGCCAACCAAGCCAGCCTCGATGCGTTAAACAGCGCGCTCGTGGCCAAGGGTGAAACGCCGGTGCCGATGAACCGCTTTCGCCCGAATTTAGTTATCACAGGTCTCGCCGCCTTCGCGGAACATCGGCTTGCCGGATTAGCTGGCCAAGGCTACCAGATTCGGTTCGGCTACCCCTGTGAGCGCTGCGTGATGCCAAGTATCGATCAAATGACGGCTGCCAAGCACCCCACCATGGAACCTTATATCACCCTGCGCGACATCAACAGCATGCCCGCCTACGGCAAGGGCGAGTATGCCAAACCCGCCAACCCCAAAGCGGCAGCTTTCGGCGAAAATGCTTACCTAGCACACGCGCAATCCAGCCTCCTGTTAGTGGGCGACACATTTCAGGTATTACACGATGAGTCGTGA
- a CDS encoding group II truncated hemoglobin has product MVTAKKPYGLMDNSFISAGGYEGVKQLVGIFYDIMGSLSEAQDIHAMHTDEQLVRRDKLTRFLCGWLGGPRLFSETYGPINIPKVHSHLRVTEVERDAWLLCMEKALAQMPYEPDFKVYLLDQLRIPAERIRQTAQG; this is encoded by the coding sequence GTGGTTACAGCGAAAAAGCCCTATGGGCTCATGGATAACTCGTTTATTTCGGCTGGAGGCTATGAAGGTGTGAAGCAACTTGTCGGAATTTTTTACGACATCATGGGAAGTCTTTCCGAAGCGCAAGATATTCACGCGATGCACACAGATGAGCAGCTGGTAAGACGCGATAAGCTGACCCGTTTTCTGTGTGGCTGGTTGGGTGGCCCGCGGTTGTTCTCGGAGACTTATGGTCCCATCAACATCCCCAAAGTGCACAGCCATTTGCGCGTGACGGAAGTCGAGCGCGACGCTTGGTTATTGTGCATGGAGAAAGCCTTGGCGCAAATGCCCTATGAGCCAGACTTCAAGGTGTATTTACTCGATCAGTTGCGCATACCCGCCGAAAGAATTAGGCAAACCGCTCAGGGCTAA
- the mobB gene encoding molybdopterin-guanine dinucleotide biosynthesis protein B, protein MKVFGITGWKNSGKTTLVTQLVAALCARGFRVSTIKHAHHSCDIDQPGRDSFKHREAGASEVLLASGKRWALMHELRDEAEPELDDLLPHLSPVDIVIIEGFKLAKHPKIQVIRTQNNRSSLPDAVENLLAIATDSAELNPADYGCAGPRLDINDIDAIANFVIAHTGLTA, encoded by the coding sequence ATGAAAGTTTTTGGTATCACCGGCTGGAAAAATAGCGGCAAGACCACCTTGGTTACACAGCTCGTGGCTGCGTTGTGCGCGCGCGGTTTTCGGGTATCCACCATCAAGCACGCGCACCACAGTTGCGATATCGATCAACCCGGACGGGACAGCTTTAAACACCGCGAAGCCGGCGCCAGTGAAGTCTTATTGGCCTCGGGAAAACGCTGGGCCTTGATGCATGAACTGAGAGATGAAGCGGAACCCGAGTTAGACGATTTACTGCCGCACTTAAGCCCGGTGGACATCGTTATCATCGAAGGCTTTAAACTGGCCAAGCACCCGAAAATTCAAGTGATTCGCACGCAAAATAACCGCTCCTCGCTGCCCGATGCCGTGGAAAACTTACTCGCCATCGCCACCGATAGCGCCGAGCTTAACCCGGCCGACTACGGCTGCGCTGGCCCGCGTTTAGACATCAATGATATCGACGCCATTGCCAATTTTGTCATTGCACACACAGGATTAACTGCATGA
- a CDS encoding DUF1244 domain-containing protein produces the protein MTKISELDAQTQIELEAAAFRRLLAHLDSRKDTQNIDLMNLAGFCRNCLSKWYVSAADEKNLSIDYEEARERIYGMPYSEWKDKYQQTASAEQLATFAKKHD, from the coding sequence GTGACCAAAATTTCAGAATTAGATGCGCAAACACAAATCGAATTGGAAGCGGCGGCCTTTCGGCGCCTGCTCGCCCATTTAGATTCGCGCAAAGATACGCAAAATATCGACTTAATGAACCTCGCCGGTTTTTGTCGCAACTGTTTAAGTAAATGGTATGTGAGCGCCGCCGACGAGAAAAATTTGAGCATCGATTACGAAGAGGCGCGCGAGCGCATTTACGGGATGCCCTACAGCGAATGGAAAGATAAGTACCAACAAACGGCGAGCGCGGAGCAACTTGCCACCTTTGCTAAAAAGCACGACTGA
- a CDS encoding c-type cytochrome yields the protein MPLNQYHTVKCNLLTLFCTSLLLLGCGEPNSSGTPNPRSMMPENADLAALYQRSCYACHVNAGSRAPLTGDAKAWQPRLEQGMDQLLNHVIDGFGGMPPLGMCMDCSAEDFEALIHFMATPAEDAQP from the coding sequence ATGCCCCTGAACCAATACCACACGGTTAAATGTAATTTACTGACACTCTTTTGCACGAGTTTACTGTTGCTGGGCTGCGGCGAGCCAAACTCATCCGGTACACCAAATCCACGTTCGATGATGCCAGAAAATGCCGATTTAGCGGCTCTCTATCAGCGCAGCTGCTACGCCTGCCACGTGAATGCCGGCAGCCGGGCGCCGCTCACCGGCGATGCTAAAGCTTGGCAGCCGAGACTGGAACAGGGCATGGACCAGCTGTTAAACCATGTTATCGACGGTTTTGGCGGCATGCCGCCGCTCGGCATGTGCATGGATTGCAGTGCCGAAGACTTCGAAGCGCTGATTCACTTTATGGCAACACCAGCCGAGGACGCGCAACCATGA
- a CDS encoding DSD1 family PLP-dependent enzyme, translating into MSQQLSRRHLLLGSLAGAGALWLLRPSDKGENHTPYFKQLGAALSAAQIATPTLIIDQQKLDANIATLKRHIQAQHQYRIVAKSLPSIPLLSYIMQATKTRRLMVFNQPFLNQITTSFPDADVLMGKPMPVQAAKNFYRQQDQTANTFDPSLQLQWLIDTPARLNQYQALAHSNNQVMRINIEIDVGLHRGGVTDENTLSAMIDQIETDPLLALGGLMGYEPHIAKLPGSVSYWQDQAMQRYLAAVDLLVAKLGAERVAALTLNCGGSPTYQLYSKGNFPFNELSAGSCLVKPQDFDLASLADHNPASYIATPLLKQAQSTQIPGIDLGTAHALWDPNKAQSFFIYGGYWKATPLSPKGLSNNGLYGRSTNQELLNGSTSISLAPDDWIFLRPNQSEFVFLQFGDIALYDGETISQRWPVFANG; encoded by the coding sequence ATGAGCCAACAACTGTCGCGTCGTCATTTGCTGTTAGGCTCACTTGCCGGCGCTGGTGCGCTTTGGTTGCTGCGCCCAAGCGATAAGGGCGAGAACCATACGCCTTATTTCAAACAGCTTGGCGCAGCCTTAAGCGCGGCACAGATTGCAACCCCGACGCTGATTATCGACCAGCAAAAACTCGATGCCAATATCGCGACCTTAAAGCGTCACATTCAAGCCCAGCACCAGTACCGTATAGTGGCAAAATCCCTGCCGTCTATTCCCTTGTTAAGTTACATTATGCAGGCCACCAAGACTCGGCGGTTGATGGTGTTCAACCAACCTTTCCTCAATCAAATTACAACCTCTTTTCCCGATGCTGATGTCTTAATGGGCAAGCCCATGCCGGTGCAAGCGGCGAAAAACTTTTATCGCCAACAGGATCAAACCGCCAACACCTTTGATCCAAGCTTACAACTGCAATGGTTAATCGATACGCCAGCTAGGCTGAATCAATACCAAGCGCTCGCACACAGTAACAACCAAGTCATGCGCATCAATATTGAAATAGACGTGGGCTTACATCGCGGCGGCGTAACGGACGAGAACACCTTGTCGGCAATGATCGATCAAATAGAAACCGATCCACTCCTGGCCTTAGGTGGTTTAATGGGCTATGAACCGCATATTGCAAAATTGCCTGGCAGCGTTAGCTATTGGCAAGACCAAGCCATGCAGCGCTACCTAGCGGCCGTTGATTTACTGGTTGCCAAATTAGGCGCAGAACGAGTGGCCGCGCTGACACTCAATTGCGGCGGCAGCCCCACCTACCAACTCTACAGCAAGGGCAATTTTCCCTTTAACGAACTCAGCGCCGGCTCGTGCTTAGTCAAGCCACAAGACTTTGATTTAGCCAGTCTTGCCGATCACAACCCGGCCAGCTATATCGCCACGCCTCTGCTCAAGCAGGCACAATCTACGCAAATTCCCGGCATTGATCTCGGCACTGCGCATGCGCTGTGGGACCCCAACAAAGCGCAAAGTTTTTTTATCTACGGCGGCTACTGGAAGGCCACGCCCCTATCGCCCAAAGGCCTGAGCAACAATGGCCTCTACGGCCGCTCCACCAATCAAGAATTACTCAACGGCTCGACCTCAATTTCATTGGCGCCCGATGATTGGATTTTTCTGCGCCCCAATCAAAGCGAGTTTGTATTCTTACAGTTTGGCGATATTGCCCTTTACGACGGCGAGACAATTAGCCAGCGTTGGCCAGTTTTTGCCAACGGCTAG
- a CDS encoding D-arabinono-1,4-lactone oxidase, with amino-acid sequence MRPVKRRSLLTQMVQLATLSALPMPLLAASRPIPWRNWSGSQSCLPKQRFAPASVAELQTLVKTATGTVRPVGSGHSFSALVPTDDTLISLSRLTGVLSTEDHRATIAAGTRLGDLGEALAKANQALINMPDIDEQSLAGALATATHGTGAQIGCLSSFITELQLVCANGELMRCNANTNTELFNAARVNLGALGVVTELTLANVKPYKLKRETEWLPIEDILESAEHLADHNRNMEFYYIPFSGMGFTDVHNFTDEPVSSTEKIDQNDGAETLKDIRDWLGFSPKIRELVLSSYMKTIDKEVSIAASWENYTLERNVRFNEMEYHLPRSEGLKAVAEIRQVLEKNFSEVFFPIEVRFVKGDDIWLSPFYQRDTISIAVHRYFNEDYQPYFAAIEPIFKKYGGRPHWGKINTLNGQDLQALYPQWQAFLQVRQALDPEGKFLNPYLQKVFS; translated from the coding sequence ATGAGGCCAGTCAAGCGTCGCTCGCTACTCACGCAAATGGTACAACTTGCCACGCTCTCGGCCCTGCCCATGCCGCTACTAGCCGCCAGCCGTCCAATTCCCTGGCGCAATTGGTCTGGCTCGCAAAGCTGCCTACCTAAACAGCGCTTTGCACCAGCATCGGTTGCGGAGTTGCAAACCCTAGTGAAAACCGCCACCGGCACCGTGCGCCCGGTAGGCTCAGGCCACTCTTTTTCGGCCCTAGTGCCCACCGATGACACACTCATTTCCTTATCTAGGCTCACGGGCGTGCTAAGTACCGAAGATCATCGCGCCACTATCGCAGCGGGAACCCGCTTAGGTGATTTAGGCGAGGCCTTAGCCAAGGCTAACCAAGCCTTGATCAACATGCCCGATATCGACGAGCAAAGCTTGGCCGGGGCTCTCGCCACCGCCACCCACGGCACCGGCGCGCAAATAGGCTGCCTATCCAGCTTTATCACCGAGCTGCAATTGGTTTGCGCCAACGGCGAACTGATGCGCTGTAATGCCAACACCAATACCGAGTTGTTTAATGCCGCGCGGGTCAATTTAGGCGCCCTAGGTGTGGTCACCGAACTAACACTGGCCAACGTTAAGCCCTATAAACTCAAGCGCGAAACCGAATGGCTGCCCATTGAAGACATTTTGGAAAGCGCCGAACACTTGGCCGACCACAACCGCAATATGGAATTTTATTACATTCCCTTCTCTGGAATGGGTTTTACCGATGTACATAATTTCACCGACGAACCGGTGAGTAGCACGGAAAAAATAGATCAAAACGACGGCGCAGAAACCTTAAAAGATATCCGCGACTGGCTCGGCTTCAGTCCAAAAATACGCGAGTTGGTACTGTCCAGCTACATGAAAACCATCGACAAAGAAGTGAGCATCGCGGCTAGCTGGGAAAACTATACCCTTGAGCGCAATGTTCGATTTAACGAAATGGAATACCATCTACCGCGCAGCGAGGGCTTGAAGGCCGTCGCTGAGATACGGCAAGTGCTGGAGAAAAACTTCTCTGAGGTGTTTTTTCCCATCGAGGTTCGCTTCGTTAAAGGCGACGATATTTGGCTCAGCCCCTTTTACCAACGAGACACCATTTCAATCGCAGTACATCGCTACTTTAACGAAGACTATCAGCCCTATTTCGCCGCCATCGAGCCCATATTTAAAAAGTACGGTGGTCGCCCGCACTGGGGCAAAATCAATACCCTAAACGGCCAAGACTTGCAGGCGCTTTACCCGCAGTGGCAAGCCTTTTTACAGGTCAGGCAAGCGCTCGACCCAGAGGGAAAATTCCTCAACCCCTACTTACAAAAAGTGTTTAGTTAA
- a CDS encoding molybdopterin molybdotransferase MoeA, with translation MNKHQPALTSIDDALAAILQQAVPVQKVEPVALDQALAKILAQDVFSSIDVPSDNNSAMDGYAVNIDDLANKDLQAHGLAISQRIAAGQAAAPLKAGSCARIFTGAPIPAGANAVAMQEVCERINEKIKFPAQLALNNNIRLAGSDIAKGSRILAKGHHLAPQDLGLLAAIGVQSVNVVASIKVAILATGDELIEPGQALSAGKIYNSNQPMLRALLTKLGAEISYCAVVEDSHAATLAALQQAAASADLVISTGGVSVGEEDHVKACVEQLGQLDVWKLALKPGKPLAFGRLGQTPFFGLPGNPVAVFVTFLLFVRPFIKTLQGANGRPLIVPMRANFTRQKSQVRQEYLRVKVQDNASLDAYPDQNSGVLSSTVWANALALVAPHTSVSEGDFLPTLLFSELLS, from the coding sequence ATGAATAAGCACCAGCCCGCGCTCACCAGCATCGATGATGCCCTAGCGGCCATTCTTCAACAGGCTGTACCGGTACAAAAAGTTGAACCTGTGGCACTCGACCAGGCCTTGGCAAAAATTTTGGCGCAGGATGTTTTTTCCAGCATCGATGTGCCCTCGGACAATAACAGCGCCATGGATGGCTACGCCGTCAATATTGACGACTTAGCCAACAAAGACCTGCAAGCCCATGGCCTCGCCATTAGCCAACGCATCGCCGCTGGCCAAGCCGCCGCGCCACTAAAAGCCGGCAGCTGCGCGCGCATTTTCACCGGCGCCCCCATTCCAGCGGGCGCCAATGCCGTGGCCATGCAGGAGGTGTGCGAACGCATCAATGAAAAAATAAAATTTCCCGCCCAGCTAGCGCTAAACAACAACATTCGCCTAGCCGGTTCGGATATCGCCAAGGGTAGCCGCATCCTAGCCAAGGGCCATCACCTGGCACCGCAAGATCTCGGCTTACTGGCCGCCATTGGCGTGCAATCGGTAAACGTGGTCGCGTCCATTAAGGTTGCCATTTTAGCCACCGGCGACGAATTAATTGAACCAGGCCAAGCCCTGAGTGCGGGTAAAATTTACAACTCCAATCAACCCATGTTGCGCGCGCTGTTAACCAAATTGGGCGCCGAAATTAGTTACTGCGCTGTGGTTGAAGATAGCCATGCAGCCACTCTCGCCGCACTGCAACAGGCGGCGGCAAGTGCCGACCTCGTCATCAGCACCGGCGGTGTGTCGGTGGGCGAAGAGGACCACGTAAAAGCCTGTGTCGAACAGCTAGGCCAGCTCGACGTCTGGAAACTGGCGCTCAAACCCGGCAAGCCGCTGGCCTTTGGCCGGCTCGGGCAGACACCGTTTTTTGGCTTACCCGGCAACCCGGTGGCCGTATTCGTGACCTTTTTACTGTTCGTGCGGCCGTTCATTAAAACCTTGCAAGGTGCAAATGGCCGGCCGTTAATTGTGCCCATGCGCGCCAATTTTACCCGTCAGAAATCTCAGGTACGGCAGGAATACTTGCGCGTTAAAGTACAAGATAACGCCAGCCTAGACGCCTACCCAGACCAAAACTCGGGTGTGTTATCCTCCACCGTCTGGGCCAATGCCTTAGCGCTGGTTGCACCACACACCAGCGTCAGCGAAGGCGATTTTCTTCCCACTCTTTTATTCAGTGAGCTACTCTCGTGA